One segment of Parcubacteria group bacterium DNA contains the following:
- a CDS encoding uracil-DNA glycosylase has product MSESKREKLEKLNKEMIACCKCVLRGTCKQVVPGDGSAEAEIMFIGEGPGQKENELGIPFVGAAGKFLDEMLETIKLKREEVYIANVVKCRPPANRDPLPEESEACWPWLEKQIEIIDPKLIVTLGRHSMERFLPNQKISQIHGKAMRRNIPGLGTRVFYALYHPAAALYNGSMRTILIQDFKQIPKVLKAVNKSESEKKDKFAPVENNEDNQETLF; this is encoded by the coding sequence ATGAGTGAAAGTAAAAGGGAAAAATTAGAGAAATTAAACAAGGAAATGATAGCTTGCTGCAAATGTGTTCTACGTGGAACTTGTAAGCAAGTGGTTCCGGGAGATGGAAGCGCGGAAGCGGAAATTATGTTCATTGGTGAAGGACCGGGGCAAAAAGAAAATGAACTGGGCATTCCTTTTGTTGGGGCGGCGGGAAAATTCTTAGACGAAATGCTAGAAACGATAAAATTAAAAAGAGAAGAAGTGTATATTGCTAACGTGGTAAAGTGCCGTCCGCCAGCGAACCGCGATCCTCTTCCAGAAGAGAGCGAAGCCTGTTGGCCATGGCTCGAAAAACAGATAGAAATAATTGATCCGAAATTAATCGTAACGCTGGGCAGGCATTCGATGGAAAGATTTTTGCCCAATCAAAAAATTTCTCAGATCCATGGAAAAGCGATGAGAAGAAATATTCCGGGACTTGGAACGAGAGTTTTTTACGCGCTCTATCATCCAGCCGCCGCTTTATATAATGGAAGTATGCGAACGATTCTGATCCAAGATTTCAAGCAAATTCCCAAAGTTCTAAAAGCAGTAAATAAATCGGAAAGCGAAAAGAAAGATAAATTCGCACCGGTCGAGAATAACGAAGATAATCAAGAAACTTTATTCTAA